ATAATTTATTGGGGCCTGCAAACCCATATGTGAGCCGCATTCGCAATTATTATATCAAAGAGTTTTTGGTTAAAATAGATAGGACAGATACACGCTTGCCGGCATTGAAAAAATTTATACGCCAACAAATAGCCAAGCTTTATGAAACCAAATTATACAGCCAGTTAATAATACAATTAGATGTAGATGCTCTTTAAACTAGTTACAAACCACCTCATTTACTGATAACAGTCAACTGCTAACTAACAACTAATAAAATACCTTTGTTGCATGAAAAATAGAATAATTGTTAGCCTATTTTTACTAATTAGTTTTATTAGTTCGTTGCCTTATACTGTAAATGCACAATGCCCTATGTGCAAGCAATCGCTTACATCAGCCAGAATGGATGGCGATACGAGTGTAGGCAATACCCTCAATAATGGGATTATTTACCTATTTGTATTTCCTTATATTTTAGCCATGGTATTTGTTTTTTTATACATAAGAAACACACGCGCTAAAAAGAAACTCAACCAAAACCAATAGTATTATGTGTAATCAATATGAACCTAGCAAAGGCTTATCAATAGCTAAAGCTAAATGCCCGCAATGCCAAAGCGGAAAAATGTATAAATACAACGCTTTTAAATTAAACGGATTTACGCAAATGTTTACCACTTGCCAGGTATGCGGAGTTCAGTTTGAAGTGGAGCCGGGCTTTTTTTGGGGAGCTATGTATGTAAGCTATGCTATTACTTGCGGTATTATGTTAGCCGTTGGTGGTATTGTTTTTTTTACTACTACAGGAGCGGGATTCTGGACATACATTATCCCTATTTTTATTGTTATGTTTTTATCAATACCATTTACCTACAGATATGCCAGGGTGTTGATGTTGTATTTCTTTTCTCCGCTTACGTTCAAGAAAGAATTCGTTAAATAAAAATAGATGGCGTCAGAGTCTATCATATTTTTTGACGGGGAGTGTAACTTATGCAACGGATTTGTGCAGTTTGTGTTAAAACACGAGCAAGCGCCAAACCTTAAATTCAGCAGTTTGCAAAGTGAATTTGCGCAAAACTTTTTCAAGCAACAAAACTTTGATCCCTCTTCAATAGATTCTGTTATTGTTTACCATAACAACCAATTTTACTTGCAATCAAAAGCAGCATTTATAGTTATAGCCCAGTTAAAAAGTCCTTACAAATGGCTAAGCGTATTTAAGTTTATACCTTCTTTTATAGCTAATTTTATTTATAAAATAATAGCCAGGTATCGCTATAACATATGGGGTAAAACCAATCAGTGTTGGGTAATGAAGCCAAATTACCAAGATAGGTTTTTATAAAACATTTATTGCAAAAAAAGCCCTTGAACTTACGTCCTTGGGCTTTTTGTTATCTAAAACACTTTAACTATTTAATGGTTACAGCAGTTTTTTCTGTTTTGTTTTCTACTTTTTTAAGTTCAATACTTAAAATACCGTCTTCCATTTTTGCATCAATATTTTCTTTATCAATATTTTCTGTTAAATGAAATACGCGTTTAAATTTACCTTCAAACGATTCAACCGTATGGAATTTGCGGGTATCGTTTTCAGTTTTTAATTTTCTCTCTCCGCTAATCACCAATTTGTTTTTTACTACTTCCACGCTAACGTTTTCTTTTTTCACACCCGGTAATAATACATGTATAGCATAATTACCTTCTGATTCTGTTACATCGGCTCTTGGAGTAAAGTGGTAATCGTTTTCTGCACGATTAAATTGTTGGTTGATTAAACTGTCTACTGAGTTTAAAAATTGTGAAGGGATTGAGTTTTCAATAAAGAACTCACGAGCTGGATTTACTTTTAAAAATTTCATATTTGTTTTGTTTAATTGTTTATTTAAAATATGAATACGGTTAAGCAAAAAGTTTTCCAGTTGAATTTTAAAGCCATAATGGCTTGATATTGCATTTTTGTATTAGGAGCGAAGCAAATTAAAAGACTTTTTGTCTTTTAATTTGAAAAATGACTGTTTACAAGTCAGCTAAAGGCAAGGTGATTTCAAATACAGTTCCCACATCTTCATGGCTGGTAAAGCTAATTTTACCACCACCGGCTTCAATCATATTTTTAACCATGGGTAAGCCCAAGCCCATTCCATAAATTTTGGTGCTGAAGTAGGGTGTGAAAATTTTATCTGCATCAGCGTTGCTAATACCTTTACCGTTATCGCTAATGCTTATCTTTACTGTTTTGTTATCAACTATTGCGCTTATATCAATTAAGCCTTTTTTATCGTCAGGGATAGCTTGTGCAGCATTTTTAATTAAGTTGGTAAATGTCCTGTTCAAATAATTATTATCAAAATACACATACATATCATCGCTTATCTGATTAACTATTTTAACATTTTCATCGTTTTGATGCAAATCAATAATAGGCTCTAAGGCATCCTTTAAATTAATGTTTTCAAACTCAGGCGTTGGCATTTTAGCATAATTACTAAACTCGCTGGCCAAATCGTTTAAAACGTCTATTTGTGTTATAATGGTTTTACTAACTTTATGGAATGTTTCTTCTAACTTAGGGTGCTTGTCATTCCACGCGCGTTGTAAGTGCTGTACACTTAGCTTCATAGGCGTTAAAGGATTTTTTATTTCGTGTGCAATTTGCCTTGCTATATCACGCCAGGCACCTTCGCGTTCACTTTGTGCCAGCTTTTGCGCACTCTCCTCTAACTTATCTATCATTAAGTTGTATTGCTTTACCAGGTCGCCAATTTCATCTTTTCTGTTCCAAAGTATTGGCTCGTTTTTTTTACCTAAACTGGTTGTACTTAACTGGCGTTGGATTAATATGAGTGGGAATGAAATACTGTGCGAAATAACATAAGCTATAACACCTATTATAATAAACAACAAAGCGTACAAGTTAATAAAGCCCACTACAATACTTGATATCTCACTTAATAAATCAGCTTGCTTACTAAAGTAGGGTAGTTGCGCATAACCAATTAACATGTTTTCGTTTTTATAAATAGGTACGTAAGCAGCTATATAACCAAACTCCGCTATTTTTTCAGCCTGACTAAACTGCGATTCTTTTAGTTTTGAGAGATGGTAAAAGGCTGTTGGATTCATTAAGTCGCCAATAACTCCTTCATCATATACTTTGCTTATACTACTGGCTAGCAACTTACCTTGCATGTTAAATATGCTTATATCTGTATCATAAAAATCGGCCAACTGGTTTAAGTAAGCTTTACTTTCATCCAGTCTGTTTTTTACAATATAATCAGCCGCTTCGCCTTGCAATGTATTTACTACATTCCTGATTTTTCTACTCAGCTTTTCATTTTGCTTGGTATTGTATTCCGACTGAATAAAATTAATGGTAACATAAGCCGTAATGCTTAACGTAATAAACACGATTAAAATAATAGATACCTGTATGCGGGTTCTAATCAATACTACATCCGGATCTTTGATAAACAATAAGCGGTTAATAAGGTGCCTGACGGTGCGGTATATATCCGATTGAATTAGTTTATACTTCTTTAAAAAGCGCCCATTAACAATGGCATATACCGAAAGAGAGAAAATGAGCAGGAGGGTAAAGAACGTAAATATAAGCGAAAACAAGCCTAGTGGCTCATAAAAGGTGTTATGCTTTTTGCTGACAATAACGGTTAATTGCTGGTCGTTAAAATATTGCAAATGATCGTAATCGTTTTCAATATAAGTAGTAAATATTTCCGGCTGAGTTGTTAAGCTATTTACGGTGCGGTAAGGATAATCGCCACTCTGGCTTATTAAAGCTTTATTTTTATAAATAGCATAGCTGTAATCAAACTTTTTAAAGCCAATGGTATTGGACGTTCCCTCAATTTGCAATTCATCAAAACGGTTTTCATCCTGAATAAGCTTTGGTTGCAATTGAATAAATATATAGCCTAATTTCTGGCTACCATTTTTAACCGTAAATTTTGATAAGTATCCTTTTAAATAGCTGTTTGTTTTTAAGTATTTAAAATATTTATCAATGGTTTCAATGGATTGGTTATAGTAAATTTCATTTAACTGATTAAATGAAATACCATTTCTTTCGTGGAGGTGATAACCGCTGGAATCAAAGTCGTAAAAGGTAACATCGTATTTACTTAAATAGCCTGTAAAGTACAATTGCCTAATGGTTTTCTTTAATTGCGACTTAAGCGCCATTGGGTTTAAGAAGTAATATTTTACCTGCTTATCCAATATTATTTTCTTCTCTACATCGCGTAAAAAGTATTCTGTATTGATATCGTTTTGCGATATTAATTTAGCCGCATACAGCTTCCGGTTATCAATATCTTTTAAGTTAGAAAAATACTGAACAGAAAAACTGGTAGCAAAAGAAATGAGTATAACCAAAACAAAATAATGCTGGAAGCGATTAGTACGAGTCACTAAAAAATTAAACCCGGCAAAAACAACAATTAAAACAACAGAGCCTAAGTAGTAAATATGTTGCCTGCCGAAAAACTCATTGATTATAACAGGATGGACAACGGCTAATACAAACACCATCAACCCGGTTAAAACATAATAGTTGAATTCATTTTTACGTATAAATAAATACGTGTTTTTTATACAGATATGTATAATAATGTAAAGTATTACTCCAATTAATAATCCGTAAAAAGTATATTGATTAAGGAGGTAAACATTTTTTAAGCTGTACGAAATCTGGGAGTCGAAAACCAAACTTTTTATACTGTCAATACTTGAATCAATAGCCGTAATGGTTATTAAAAATAAAAAGAACACTTTGATGTATTTTAACCATTCTCTTTTTTCAGGATTCACCAAAATACGTTTAGCATCAATAAGCACAGCAAACCACAGTGCCATAAAAGCCACCACAATAAAATCACCTAACGAAGGTATAATATCGCTTGAGGCATAAATAATGGGGCTAAACAAAGCTTTTGAATACAGGTAGGATGGAAGCTGGTAGTAAAGTAATAATTTTTTCAGCACCAACATAACACTAAAAAACACCAATGCTCCAATGCCTATATTTACATAAAGCAACTGACTGCAAAACAAATGGAACGATAAAACAAAAAATAAGATGGCTAAAATAGAAAGTGAAATAAGCCACCAATTGTCAAGCCAGTCCTTGCTAAACACTTCTACTGAAAACAAATATTTATTACTTACATCTTTAATGTCAGTAAAACCTTTCAAGGGTTGCGGACTTATAATACCATTATCTAAAAACGATAAATCATCAATAAACTTATTGTTTAAGTATTGGTTTTTATAGTTATAGCCTTCATAAATATTGTAAAAAAAAACCAATTGAAAGCTACCAACAGCTTTATAATAAACTAGGTATGAACCATTGTTATTCACTATAAAACTTAGCCCGTCTTTAAACTTATTGTTAAACTTTTGGGCATTAATTAAGTTACTGGTCCAGGTTATTAAAGTATCTTTTCTGAATATCTGAATGAGACAATTTTCCCGCTGGGCTATATCGTTAATGGTTAGCCAGTTTTTATCGAAACTGCTGCTGTCTTTTATTAAATGGCTATAGGCGTTTACTAAATCAAGTTCTTTGTATTTAATAAACTCTTGTAGCTGCTGATAAGTATTTTCTAATTGCTGAGGTGTGTTTTTTAAATAGCGTTGTTCAGCTACAAACGCTAACTGCATCAACACAATGGATATTAAAAACCGAAGGAAATATTTTTTTAGTTTTGAATTAATATGCATTGTAAGGCAAAGTACAATTATTTAATTTATTCCGAAACAAATTTCAGGCCCACAATAGAAAATATTAATGTGCTGATAAAAAATAAACGCCAGAAATGGGCCGGTTCATTAAAAACCAAAATACCTATTAAGGCTGTACCTACAGCACCTATACCTGTCCATACAGCATAAGCAGTACCCAAAGGGAGTGTTTGTGTGGCTTTGTATAGCAATAACATACTTATACATAAAGAAAGTAGAAAACCACCTAACCACATACTGGATTCAAGCCCATTGGTAATTCTTGCTTTGGCTAGACACGAAGCAAAAGCCACTTCAAATAATCCTGCAATAATTAATAGTAACCAATTCATCAATTATTCAAATTTTTGAGGTACTAAATAGTTGTTTACATAGTCGTGTACCGCTTCTTCAATATTGGTAAAAGGCTTATCGTAACCTATCTGTATCAGCTTATCCATATTGGCTTCAGTAAAATATTGGTATTTATCTCTAATGTCTTCAGGAATATCTATGTACTCAATATTAACAGGCTTATCCA
This DNA window, taken from Bacteroidota bacterium, encodes the following:
- a CDS encoding DUF983 domain-containing protein, whose translation is MCNQYEPSKGLSIAKAKCPQCQSGKMYKYNAFKLNGFTQMFTTCQVCGVQFEVEPGFFWGAMYVSYAITCGIMLAVGGIVFFTTTGAGFWTYIIPIFIVMFLSIPFTYRYARVLMLYFFSPLTFKKEFVK
- a CDS encoding DCC1-like thiol-disulfide oxidoreductase family protein, which codes for MASESIIFFDGECNLCNGFVQFVLKHEQAPNLKFSSLQSEFAQNFFKQQNFDPSSIDSVIVYHNNQFYLQSKAAFIVIAQLKSPYKWLSVFKFIPSFIANFIYKIIARYRYNIWGKTNQCWVMKPNYQDRFL
- a CDS encoding Hsp20/alpha crystallin family protein — encoded protein: MKFLKVNPAREFFIENSIPSQFLNSVDSLINQQFNRAENDYHFTPRADVTESEGNYAIHVLLPGVKKENVSVEVVKNKLVISGERKLKTENDTRKFHTVESFEGKFKRVFHLTENIDKENIDAKMEDGILSIELKKVENKTEKTAVTIK
- a CDS encoding ATP-binding protein → MQLAFVAEQRYLKNTPQQLENTYQQLQEFIKYKELDLVNAYSHLIKDSSSFDKNWLTINDIAQRENCLIQIFRKDTLITWTSNLINAQKFNNKFKDGLSFIVNNNGSYLVYYKAVGSFQLVFFYNIYEGYNYKNQYLNNKFIDDLSFLDNGIISPQPLKGFTDIKDVSNKYLFSVEVFSKDWLDNWWLISLSILAILFFVLSFHLFCSQLLYVNIGIGALVFFSVMLVLKKLLLYYQLPSYLYSKALFSPIIYASSDIIPSLGDFIVVAFMALWFAVLIDAKRILVNPEKREWLKYIKVFFLFLITITAIDSSIDSIKSLVFDSQISYSLKNVYLLNQYTFYGLLIGVILYIIIHICIKNTYLFIRKNEFNYYVLTGLMVFVLAVVHPVIINEFFGRQHIYYLGSVVLIVVFAGFNFLVTRTNRFQHYFVLVILISFATSFSVQYFSNLKDIDNRKLYAAKLISQNDINTEYFLRDVEKKIILDKQVKYYFLNPMALKSQLKKTIRQLYFTGYLSKYDVTFYDFDSSGYHLHERNGISFNQLNEIYYNQSIETIDKYFKYLKTNSYLKGYLSKFTVKNGSQKLGYIFIQLQPKLIQDENRFDELQIEGTSNTIGFKKFDYSYAIYKNKALISQSGDYPYRTVNSLTTQPEIFTTYIENDYDHLQYFNDQQLTVIVSKKHNTFYEPLGLFSLIFTFFTLLLIFSLSVYAIVNGRFLKKYKLIQSDIYRTVRHLINRLLFIKDPDVVLIRTRIQVSIILIVFITLSITAYVTINFIQSEYNTKQNEKLSRKIRNVVNTLQGEAADYIVKNRLDESKAYLNQLADFYDTDISIFNMQGKLLASSISKVYDEGVIGDLMNPTAFYHLSKLKESQFSQAEKIAEFGYIAAYVPIYKNENMLIGYAQLPYFSKQADLLSEISSIVVGFINLYALLFIIIGVIAYVISHSISFPLILIQRQLSTTSLGKKNEPILWNRKDEIGDLVKQYNLMIDKLEESAQKLAQSEREGAWRDIARQIAHEIKNPLTPMKLSVQHLQRAWNDKHPKLEETFHKVSKTIITQIDVLNDLASEFSNYAKMPTPEFENINLKDALEPIIDLHQNDENVKIVNQISDDMYVYFDNNYLNRTFTNLIKNAAQAIPDDKKGLIDISAIVDNKTVKISISDNGKGISNADADKIFTPYFSTKIYGMGLGLPMVKNMIEAGGGKISFTSHEDVGTVFEITLPLADL
- a CDS encoding multidrug efflux SMR transporter — translated: MNWLLLIIAGLFEVAFASCLAKARITNGLESSMWLGGFLLSLCISMLLLYKATQTLPLGTAYAVWTGIGAVGTALIGILVFNEPAHFWRLFFISTLIFSIVGLKFVSE